Proteins from a single region of Vulgatibacter sp.:
- a CDS encoding sigma-70 family RNA polymerase sigma factor: MNEHDIELPTSRPVIDTLVAGHREFLSFLERRVGDRALAEDILQEAFVRSIGKAEDLRSEESVRAWFYRTLRNAVVDHYRRRGTSEKALERVAAEMDEAVEPDAELASAVCGCIARLADTLKPEYAEAIKRVEVEGLAVKEFAETAGITANNAAVRVHRAREALRKRVVTSCGSCASHGCLDCTCKP; this comes from the coding sequence ATGAACGAGCACGACATCGAACTCCCCACCAGCCGCCCGGTCATCGACACCCTCGTCGCGGGGCACCGCGAGTTCCTCTCCTTCCTCGAGCGGCGGGTCGGCGACCGCGCCCTGGCCGAGGACATCCTCCAGGAGGCCTTCGTCCGCAGCATCGGCAAGGCCGAGGATCTGCGCAGCGAGGAGTCGGTCCGCGCCTGGTTCTACCGGACGCTCCGCAACGCGGTGGTCGACCACTACCGGCGGCGCGGCACCTCCGAGAAGGCCCTCGAGCGCGTGGCCGCGGAGATGGACGAGGCGGTGGAGCCGGACGCGGAGCTGGCCAGCGCCGTCTGCGGCTGCATCGCGCGCCTCGCCGACACGCTGAAGCCGGAGTACGCGGAGGCGATCAAGCGGGTCGAGGTGGAGGGACTGGCGGTCAAGGAATTCGCCGAGACGGCGGGGATCACCGCCAACAACGCGGCGGTGCGGGTGCACCGGGCCCGGGAGGCGCTGCGCAAGCGGGTGGTCACCTCCTGCGGCAGCTGCGCCAGCCACGGCTGCCTCGACTGCACCTGCAAGCCCTGA
- a CDS encoding serine aminopeptidase domain-containing protein has product MSVSTRPIRFSAADGYELAGELFLPPGRPVGQVLVAAAMGVPRRYYGPFATFLAEAGLQTLAFDYRGIGGSAPPRLRGFPARLEDWATLDLPAAAAELRRHGDAPLFWLGHSVGGQLFGLTEGLDVRGALFVASQSGYWRNWETPRGRLAIFAFFWGLVPALTLLLGKLPMRLLGQGEDLPAGVARQWAAWGRDPDYVLGHARRTRGLEHFDYRGPMRFYAIADDPYAPPRTVERLHGFFPHAAGELRVVEPAALGVPRIGHFGPFRPTFRETLWPELRSFFLSRAGVEIEAAVR; this is encoded by the coding sequence ATGAGCGTCTCCACCCGCCCGATCCGTTTCTCCGCCGCCGACGGCTACGAGCTGGCAGGCGAGCTCTTCCTCCCGCCGGGGCGCCCGGTGGGGCAGGTGCTGGTGGCTGCGGCGATGGGCGTCCCCCGGCGCTACTACGGCCCCTTCGCCACCTTCCTCGCGGAGGCGGGGCTGCAGACCCTCGCCTTCGACTACCGCGGCATCGGCGGCTCCGCCCCACCCCGGCTCCGGGGCTTTCCCGCACGCCTCGAGGACTGGGCCACCCTCGACCTCCCCGCAGCAGCGGCGGAGCTGCGCCGCCACGGCGACGCGCCGCTCTTCTGGCTGGGGCACAGCGTCGGCGGCCAGCTCTTCGGGCTCACCGAGGGCCTCGACGTACGGGGCGCGCTCTTCGTCGCCAGCCAGAGCGGCTATTGGCGCAATTGGGAGACGCCCCGGGGCAGGCTCGCCATCTTCGCCTTCTTCTGGGGCCTCGTCCCCGCTCTCACCCTGCTGCTGGGCAAGCTGCCGATGCGCCTGCTCGGGCAGGGCGAGGATCTTCCCGCAGGGGTGGCGCGCCAATGGGCGGCCTGGGGCCGCGACCCCGACTACGTCCTCGGCCACGCCCGCCGCACCCGCGGGCTCGAGCACTTCGACTACCGGGGCCCGATGCGCTTCTATGCAATCGCGGACGACCCCTATGCCCCGCCGCGCACGGTGGAGCGGCTCCACGGCTTCTTCCCCCATGCAGCAGGCGAGCTCCGCGTGGTCGAGCCGGCAGCGCTGGGCGTCCCGCGGATCGGCCATTTCGGCCCGTTCCGCCCCACCTTCCGCGAGACGCTCTGGCCCGAGCTCCGCAGTTTCTTCCTCTCGCGCGCCGGGGTGGAAATCGAGGCGGCGGTCCGGTAG
- a CDS encoding sensor histidine kinase has protein sequence MHSGSCTAASIRRSPAPSDLDDLAAQTVEEVCLAFPERAVRLVIGERGLRGRYDPGRIVQVLTNLTRNAIEHSRADTTVTLTVERVEDEGRVSVHNVGEPIPEELRARLFQPFSSGAGAPSSAGNVGLGLYIASEIVRNHGGRIEVESGAESGTTFRVVLPLDTEAESPAPV, from the coding sequence ATGCACTCGGGCTCCTGCACGGCGGCATCGATCAGGCGATCGCCGGCGCCGTCCGACCTCGACGATCTCGCCGCGCAGACCGTCGAAGAGGTCTGCCTCGCCTTTCCCGAGCGTGCGGTCCGGCTGGTCATCGGGGAGCGGGGGCTGCGCGGCCGCTACGACCCGGGACGGATCGTCCAGGTCCTCACCAACCTCACCCGCAACGCCATCGAGCATTCCCGCGCCGACACGACGGTGACGCTCACCGTGGAGCGGGTGGAGGACGAGGGCCGGGTCTCGGTCCACAACGTGGGCGAGCCGATCCCCGAGGAGCTCCGGGCTCGGCTCTTTCAGCCCTTCAGCAGCGGCGCCGGCGCGCCGAGCAGCGCGGGGAACGTCGGGCTGGGGCTCTACATCGCCTCCGAGATCGTCCGGAACCACGGCGGCAGGATCGAGGTCGAGTCCGGCGCGGAATCGGGAACGACCTTCCGCGTCGTGCTGCCCCTCGACACGGAGGCGGAGAGCCCGGCGCCGGTGTAA
- the ric gene encoding iron-sulfur cluster repair di-iron protein translates to MIDRTATIARIVLDHPASARVFQANRIDFCCGGNVTVDEICAKKALDPAAIWAALEEALAERSGDGTDGDVRELGTDALIARIVDRHHGYLRKALPWLVPLATKVARVHGVKEPRLVEIRDLVVELHDLLLVHLEEEEQELFPALVREARDPAFVAAELEQMQAEHLEVGSRLERLRQLTDDYEAPAWGCSSYRTLFAELGDLEGDVLRHVHLENHVLLPRFI, encoded by the coding sequence ATGATCGACCGTACCGCCACCATCGCCCGGATCGTCCTCGACCACCCGGCCAGCGCCCGGGTCTTCCAGGCCAACCGCATCGACTTCTGCTGCGGCGGCAACGTCACCGTCGACGAGATCTGCGCGAAGAAGGCGCTCGACCCAGCGGCGATCTGGGCTGCTCTCGAGGAGGCGCTCGCCGAGCGGAGCGGCGACGGAACGGACGGGGACGTCCGCGAGCTCGGCACCGACGCGCTGATCGCGCGGATCGTCGATCGCCACCACGGCTACCTGCGCAAGGCGCTGCCCTGGCTCGTGCCGCTGGCCACCAAGGTGGCGCGGGTCCACGGGGTGAAGGAGCCGCGCCTCGTCGAGATCCGGGACCTGGTGGTGGAGCTCCACGATCTGCTCCTCGTCCATCTAGAGGAGGAGGAGCAGGAGCTCTTCCCGGCCCTCGTCCGCGAGGCGCGGGACCCGGCCTTCGTCGCGGCGGAGCTGGAGCAGATGCAGGCCGAACATCTGGAGGTGGGCAGCCGCCTCGAGCGGCTTCGCCAGCTCACCGACGACTACGAGGCGCCGGCCTGGGGCTGCAGCAGCTACCGCACGCTCTTCGCGGAGTTGGGGGATCTCGAGGGCGACGTGCTCCGCCACGTGCACCTCGAGAACCACGTGCTCCTGCCGCGCTTCATCTGA
- a CDS encoding DMT family transporter encodes MSWLLLVVAGLLEVGWSLGLKWSDGFSRPLPTLFTIVALVASMGLLGLAAKQLPIGTAYGVWVGIGALGAAIGGIVIFGEPASAGRLFFLGLLLVSIVGLKVTSG; translated from the coding sequence CTGTCCTGGTTGCTTCTCGTCGTCGCCGGCCTGCTCGAGGTCGGCTGGTCCCTCGGCCTGAAGTGGAGCGACGGCTTCAGCAGGCCCCTCCCCACCCTCTTCACCATCGTCGCCCTGGTGGCGAGCATGGGCCTGCTCGGCCTCGCGGCGAAGCAGCTGCCCATCGGCACCGCCTACGGCGTCTGGGTGGGGATCGGCGCCCTCGGCGCCGCCATCGGCGGGATCGTCATCTTCGGCGAGCCCGCCTCCGCCGGCAGGCTCTTCTTCCTCGGCCTGCTCCTCGTCTCCATCGTGGGGCTGAAGGTGACCTCCGGCTGA
- a CDS encoding YbhN family protein, whose protein sequence is MSSGAECVNGAGERRRDTDARKGGSLFWRVFFGVVVLLGLAWLVANRSEGAEFLAILQNAQPWWLLVAAALQVFTYPVDGIVWQRVLARLPSERNLRIGTVTRLALAKFFVDQFVPGGGVGGTVLVMRSMEKRGVSRDGSMVGLLARLVSYYFAYAVALAAAVGIAWWVADKVPRVILGAASGLALIFLLVPGLLLWGLRHRERRLPQYLLRTRLLKKARPTIDSMTRVAPAVGRDRGMLLESTAWQFVIFVLDGATLWAMLHAVGIEASLPVAYASFLLGFLAGSLGFVPAGVGIFEAGTVASLTLLGVPGPAALTATLLFRGFSLWLPLAPGAFYARRESWR, encoded by the coding sequence GTGAGCAGCGGAGCCGAGTGCGTGAACGGTGCAGGCGAGCGGCGGCGGGACACCGATGCCAGGAAAGGCGGCTCGCTCTTCTGGCGCGTCTTCTTCGGCGTGGTGGTGCTCCTCGGCCTCGCCTGGCTGGTGGCGAACCGCAGCGAGGGGGCCGAGTTCCTCGCCATCCTGCAGAACGCCCAGCCCTGGTGGCTGCTGGTGGCGGCGGCGCTGCAGGTCTTCACCTACCCGGTGGACGGCATCGTCTGGCAGCGGGTGCTGGCGCGCCTCCCCAGCGAGCGGAACCTCCGCATCGGGACCGTCACCCGACTCGCCCTGGCGAAGTTCTTCGTCGATCAATTCGTTCCCGGCGGCGGCGTCGGCGGCACCGTGCTGGTGATGCGCTCGATGGAGAAGCGGGGCGTGAGCCGCGACGGGTCGATGGTCGGCCTCCTCGCTCGCCTCGTCTCCTATTACTTCGCCTACGCCGTGGCCCTGGCAGCTGCGGTGGGCATCGCCTGGTGGGTCGCCGACAAGGTGCCCCGCGTGATCCTCGGCGCCGCCAGCGGCCTCGCCCTGATCTTCCTCCTCGTGCCGGGCCTTTTGCTCTGGGGGCTGCGCCACCGGGAGCGGCGGCTGCCCCAATACCTCCTCCGCACGCGCCTGCTGAAGAAGGCCCGCCCCACCATCGACTCGATGACCCGCGTCGCCCCGGCGGTGGGCCGGGATCGCGGCATGCTGCTCGAGAGCACCGCCTGGCAATTCGTGATCTTCGTCCTCGACGGCGCCACGCTCTGGGCGATGCTCCACGCGGTGGGCATCGAGGCCTCGCTGCCGGTGGCCTACGCGAGTTTCCTCCTCGGCTTCCTCGCGGGCTCGCTGGGCTTCGTCCCTGCAGGCGTCGGCATCTTCGAGGCGGGCACGGTGGCGTCGCTCACCCTCCTCGGCGTCCCCGGCCCTGCGGCGCTCACCGCCACGCTCCTCTTCCGCGGCTTCAGCCTCTGGCTCCCGCTGGCCCCCGGCGCCTTCTACGCCCGCCGGGAGAGCTGGCGGTAG
- a CDS encoding DUF1501 domain-containing protein: MKRRDFLLGGAALLAGATLPLGDRLARAIAPAGGRNLLIVLAAGGWDVTWALDPKPGVPTVDAPGGEVRRFGESPILIDPSRPAIEAFFERHGPLTAVVSGVQVRSVAHPTCRRRILTGSASTEAPDVGAAVAHALGRELPLPYLVLGDTAFPGPLAASSGRVGTTNQLQALLDPQADFSDGSTGSRFVPDAADEDLVRRWLEARSERALATRAQRGANRDRVIDYLESLERGEALKAHAGAFGERGITLGLEQQIGVALDAIAGDVAHSVLLDTRFPWDSHANNAVQGVLHELLFAGLGTLVDELVARPGRASGARMIDETVVLVVSEMSRTPRFNVTAGKDHWPFTSAMVIGGGVAGGRTYGGTDDRLEGQQIDLATGAVEPGGVSLLAENLVAGVLELVGVEPSIWLHGVQPLRALHA; encoded by the coding sequence ATGAAACGCAGAGATTTCCTCCTCGGCGGCGCCGCCCTCCTGGCGGGCGCCACCCTTCCCCTGGGCGATCGCCTGGCCAGGGCGATCGCGCCCGCAGGCGGGCGCAACCTCCTCATCGTCCTCGCCGCCGGTGGCTGGGACGTGACCTGGGCCCTCGATCCGAAGCCCGGCGTGCCGACGGTCGACGCGCCGGGCGGCGAGGTGCGGCGCTTCGGTGAATCACCGATCCTGATCGACCCGAGCCGCCCGGCGATCGAGGCCTTCTTCGAGCGGCACGGCCCACTCACCGCGGTCGTCTCCGGGGTGCAGGTGCGCAGCGTGGCCCACCCCACCTGCCGCCGCCGCATCCTCACCGGAAGCGCCTCCACCGAGGCCCCCGACGTCGGCGCCGCGGTGGCCCACGCGCTGGGGCGCGAGCTCCCGCTGCCCTACCTCGTCCTCGGCGACACCGCCTTCCCGGGCCCCCTCGCCGCGAGCAGCGGCAGGGTCGGCACCACCAACCAGCTCCAGGCGCTCCTCGATCCGCAGGCCGACTTCTCCGACGGTTCGACGGGATCGCGCTTCGTCCCGGACGCTGCCGACGAGGACCTGGTGCGCAGATGGCTCGAGGCCCGGAGCGAGCGGGCGCTGGCCACCAGGGCGCAGCGCGGCGCCAACCGGGATCGGGTGATCGACTACCTCGAGTCGCTGGAGCGGGGCGAGGCGCTCAAGGCCCACGCCGGCGCCTTCGGTGAGCGGGGGATCACCCTGGGGCTCGAGCAGCAGATCGGCGTGGCCCTCGACGCCATCGCCGGCGACGTGGCCCACAGCGTGCTCCTCGACACGCGCTTCCCCTGGGACAGCCACGCGAACAACGCGGTGCAGGGCGTGCTCCACGAGCTGCTCTTCGCCGGCCTCGGCACCCTGGTCGACGAGCTGGTGGCGCGCCCGGGTCGGGCGAGCGGGGCACGGATGATCGACGAGACGGTGGTGCTGGTGGTCTCGGAGATGAGCCGGACGCCGCGCTTCAACGTCACCGCCGGCAAGGACCACTGGCCTTTCACCTCGGCGATGGTGATCGGCGGCGGCGTCGCCGGCGGCAGGACCTACGGCGGCACCGACGACAGGCTCGAGGGGCAGCAGATCGATCTGGCCACCGGCGCCGTCGAGCCTGGCGGGGTCTCGCTCCTCGCCGAGAACCTGGTGGCAGGCGTGCTCGAGCTCGTCGGCGTCGAACCTTCCATCTGGCTGCACGGCGTGCAGCCGCTGCGAGCCCTCCATGCGTAG
- a CDS encoding ATPase domain-containing protein, which translates to MLRDGGLDALLSFLGKLVREHDARVLIVDGLPVLEEAAPSGIILRSFLQGLAVRMTMHDCTALLLGSRSGAGNDVALAMADGILVLSAELRGLKAIRSLELLKFRGSEHLQGKHTFRINHAGLQIYPRWEAQHATNSAVVADPDDRVSSGIPSLDQMCGGGLIRNASTMLLGSPGSGKTLIGLNFLADGARRGEKALYFGFAEGREQLVRKSRGVGLDLQPPVDAGLLRMESRAPVETLPDGVAQELLEIVEKEGCDRQRATGSPRHRGGEPAGQRDDRARAPRAGAGRGGHHRQPPPPLFRAGGQAASRPHGPEDGDSDNDPNLRILEISDEGLAVGDSFRSVAAVATGQPPRASAKGGGRR; encoded by the coding sequence TTGCTGCGGGACGGCGGCCTCGACGCCCTCCTCAGCTTCCTCGGCAAGCTGGTCCGCGAGCACGATGCCCGGGTGCTGATCGTCGACGGGCTGCCGGTGCTCGAGGAGGCGGCCCCCTCCGGGATCATCCTCCGCTCCTTCCTGCAGGGCCTCGCGGTCCGGATGACGATGCACGACTGCACGGCCCTTCTCCTCGGATCCAGGTCCGGCGCCGGGAACGACGTGGCCCTGGCGATGGCGGACGGCATCCTCGTGCTGAGCGCCGAGCTGCGGGGCCTCAAGGCGATCCGCAGCCTCGAGCTGCTCAAATTTCGCGGCAGCGAGCACCTGCAGGGCAAGCACACCTTCCGGATCAACCACGCCGGCCTGCAGATCTACCCGCGCTGGGAGGCGCAGCACGCCACCAACTCCGCGGTGGTCGCCGACCCGGACGATCGGGTGAGCTCGGGCATCCCCAGCCTCGACCAGATGTGCGGCGGCGGCCTGATCCGGAATGCGTCGACGATGCTCCTCGGCAGCCCGGGCAGCGGCAAGACCCTCATCGGCCTCAACTTCCTGGCGGACGGCGCGCGGCGGGGCGAAAAGGCGCTCTACTTCGGCTTCGCCGAGGGACGGGAGCAGCTGGTCCGGAAGTCCCGCGGCGTGGGTCTCGATCTCCAGCCGCCCGTCGACGCGGGCCTGCTGCGGATGGAGTCGCGGGCGCCGGTGGAGACCCTGCCCGACGGCGTGGCCCAGGAGCTCCTCGAGATCGTCGAGAAGGAGGGCTGCGATCGCCAACGTGCTACGGGATCACCACGTCACCGTGGTGGCGAGCCTGCAGGTCAACGCGATGATCGGGCCCGAGCTCCACGCGCCGGTGCAGGGCGTGGAGGCCATCACCGACAACCTCCTCCTCCGCTATTCCGAGCTGGAGGGCAGGCTGCTTCGCGTCCTCACGGTCCTGAAGATGGCGACAGCGACAACGATCCGAACCTCCGCATCCTCGAGATCAGCGACGAGGGGCTCGCGGTGGGCGACAGCTTCCGCTCCGTGGCGGCGGTGGCGACCGGACAGCCGCCCCGTGCATCCGCAAAGGGCGGTGGCAGGAGATGA
- a CDS encoding multicopper oxidase family protein — MDPERIFELEAREEAVEVGGRQVRLLTYGGSFPGPLLALREGERVRIRFRNGLDEPTNLHLHGIPLPPEVDAPHRVLQPGESADYAFRLQPGSAGTYWYHPHLHGQVARQLGAGLAGALVVRGPVDETVLAGIPEQTLLLHDLALGADGTPLPPGGIDWLHGQEGDLVLVNGAVEPALHLPATLSRIRLVNAATARYFHLDLPGAELFLVGQDGGILEAPVAVERLLLAPGERADVLVRADAGAALVLRGLPYARGGKKAAAEALPLARIEVGNLQGLPLPARLREVELLEASTAHRTRRITWGGAMRPLRFFVNGRAFDPHRVDVHARLGTTEIWEIRNPMHLDHPFHLHTHAFQILDRDGVPEPFRAWRDVVNVRPGEVVRILVPFREHPGLTMFHCHIVEHEDRGMMAHLEVLEG, encoded by the coding sequence ATGGACCCGGAGCGGATCTTCGAGCTCGAAGCACGGGAGGAGGCAGTCGAGGTGGGCGGGCGGCAGGTGCGCCTCCTCACCTACGGCGGCAGCTTTCCCGGCCCGCTCCTCGCGCTGCGCGAGGGCGAGCGGGTGCGCATCCGCTTCCGCAACGGCCTCGACGAACCGACCAACCTCCACCTCCACGGCATCCCCCTGCCGCCGGAGGTCGATGCACCCCACCGCGTGCTGCAGCCGGGCGAGAGCGCCGACTACGCCTTCCGCCTGCAGCCGGGGAGCGCCGGCACCTATTGGTACCACCCGCATCTCCACGGCCAGGTTGCACGGCAGCTTGGCGCCGGCCTCGCCGGCGCGCTGGTGGTGCGGGGGCCGGTGGACGAGACGGTACTGGCCGGCATCCCCGAGCAGACGCTGCTCCTCCACGACCTCGCCCTCGGGGCGGACGGCACGCCCCTGCCGCCCGGCGGCATCGACTGGCTCCACGGGCAGGAGGGGGATCTCGTGCTCGTGAACGGCGCGGTCGAGCCGGCCCTCCACCTGCCGGCGACGCTCTCGCGGATCCGGTTGGTCAACGCCGCCACCGCCCGCTACTTCCACCTCGATCTGCCGGGGGCCGAGCTCTTCCTGGTCGGACAGGACGGCGGGATCCTCGAGGCGCCGGTGGCGGTGGAGCGCCTCCTCCTCGCCCCCGGCGAGCGGGCCGACGTGCTCGTCCGCGCCGACGCCGGCGCCGCCCTCGTGCTGCGCGGCCTGCCCTACGCCCGCGGCGGGAAGAAGGCGGCGGCAGAAGCGCTGCCGCTCGCACGAATCGAGGTCGGCAACCTGCAGGGCCTGCCCCTGCCGGCCCGGCTGCGCGAAGTGGAGCTCCTCGAGGCGTCGACCGCCCACCGAACGCGGCGGATCACCTGGGGCGGCGCGATGCGCCCCTTGCGCTTCTTCGTGAACGGGCGGGCCTTCGACCCCCACCGCGTCGACGTGCACGCGCGGCTCGGCACCACCGAGATCTGGGAGATCCGCAATCCGATGCATCTGGATCATCCCTTCCACCTCCACACCCACGCCTTCCAGATCCTCGACCGGGACGGCGTGCCCGAGCCCTTTCGGGCCTGGCGCGACGTAGTCAACGTCCGGCCCGGCGAGGTGGTGCGGATCCTCGTCCCCTTCCGCGAGCACCCAGGGCTGACGATGTTCCACTGCCACATCGTCGAGCACGAGGACCGGGGGATGATGGCGCACCTCGAGGTGCTCGAAGGGTGA
- a CDS encoding thrombospondin type 3 repeat-containing protein: MRAAILVAVLAAGLVACGGDDGGGTGASGGSGGTGGAGGTGGAGGTGGTGGSGGTGGSGGAACDDADGDTVCDDEDTCPAGDDRIDHDDDGIADACDNCPAIPNLDQADSDGAAAVAIDYAPLPVGDDAVVLYDAAAQVPALGAEDPGFEIGFPFVFFGEEKERFWFRGAVVTFDLESAWASWRPQPIPYALDSLAANGLVAAAWTGITETETSLVTSELVGEAPDRRQVITFQNFEREAFYDRHFGATGVAETAPLFAQVVLHEDGAIEIHTDAPMPAGVDPADWEITRGVERSDGLLGLTLPGENFEAVALVESAARYTTGGAFDGIGDACANRCADADGDGACDEADLCPGEDDGADADDDGIPDCLDACPADAQNDEDGDGVCGDVDACPGFDDAADADGDGFADGCDLCPGTDDRIDFDFDGYGDACDACLGDDGSGDADADGVCDTSDACADFDDLDPGCNYLRYRGGMGGGAAGPFACPAGSSAVGVEVARLWGYVGGVKLICADASGNELAERPGQFGGEVGPSAPVHVYRCDEGGVDGVVVGQFAREQGYLVDFGVICAPRAGGASWALHHPDFNVWIAPWYDLCAASGEVVTSLKLRLGSWADGAQLGCSAL, from the coding sequence ATGCGTGCAGCGATTCTGGTGGCGGTGCTCGCCGCGGGGCTGGTGGCCTGTGGTGGTGACGACGGCGGCGGCACCGGCGCGAGCGGCGGCAGCGGCGGGACCGGTGGCGCGGGCGGCACGGGTGGCGCTGGTGGAACCGGCGGCACCGGCGGCTCGGGTGGCACCGGCGGAAGCGGCGGCGCTGCCTGCGACGACGCCGACGGCGACACCGTCTGCGACGACGAGGACACCTGCCCCGCTGGCGACGACCGCATCGATCACGACGACGACGGCATCGCGGACGCCTGCGACAATTGCCCCGCGATCCCGAACCTCGACCAGGCCGACAGCGACGGCGCTGCGGCGGTGGCGATCGACTACGCCCCGCTTCCCGTGGGCGACGACGCCGTCGTGCTCTACGATGCCGCCGCCCAGGTTCCAGCGCTCGGCGCCGAGGACCCCGGCTTCGAGATCGGCTTCCCCTTCGTCTTCTTCGGCGAGGAGAAGGAGCGCTTCTGGTTCCGCGGCGCCGTGGTCACCTTCGACCTCGAGAGCGCCTGGGCCAGCTGGCGGCCCCAGCCGATCCCCTATGCTCTCGACAGCCTCGCAGCCAACGGCCTCGTCGCCGCTGCGTGGACCGGGATCACCGAGACGGAGACCAGCCTCGTCACCAGCGAGCTCGTCGGCGAGGCGCCCGATCGCCGGCAGGTGATCACCTTCCAGAACTTCGAGCGTGAGGCCTTCTACGACAGGCACTTCGGCGCCACCGGCGTGGCGGAGACCGCGCCCCTCTTCGCCCAGGTCGTCCTCCACGAGGACGGCGCCATCGAGATCCACACCGACGCGCCGATGCCGGCGGGTGTGGATCCGGCGGATTGGGAGATCACCCGCGGCGTCGAGCGGTCCGACGGCCTGCTGGGCCTCACCCTCCCCGGCGAGAACTTCGAGGCGGTGGCGCTGGTGGAGAGCGCCGCCCGCTACACCACCGGCGGCGCCTTCGACGGCATCGGCGACGCCTGCGCCAACCGCTGCGCCGACGCGGATGGCGACGGCGCCTGCGACGAGGCCGACCTCTGCCCCGGCGAGGACGACGGCGCGGACGCCGACGACGACGGGATCCCCGACTGCCTCGACGCCTGCCCCGCCGACGCGCAGAACGACGAGGACGGCGACGGGGTCTGCGGCGACGTGGACGCCTGCCCGGGCTTCGACGACGCGGCGGACGCGGACGGCGACGGCTTCGCCGACGGCTGCGACCTCTGCCCCGGGACCGACGACCGGATCGACTTCGACTTCGACGGCTACGGCGACGCCTGCGACGCCTGCCTCGGCGACGACGGCAGCGGCGACGCCGACGCCGACGGCGTCTGCGACACGAGCGACGCCTGCGCCGACTTCGACGATCTCGACCCGGGCTGCAACTACCTGCGCTACCGCGGCGGCATGGGCGGCGGCGCCGCGGGCCCCTTCGCCTGCCCCGCCGGCAGCTCCGCGGTGGGCGTCGAGGTGGCGCGCCTCTGGGGCTACGTCGGTGGCGTGAAGCTGATCTGCGCGGACGCGAGCGGCAACGAACTCGCCGAGCGGCCGGGCCAGTTCGGCGGCGAGGTGGGGCCGAGCGCGCCGGTCCACGTCTACCGCTGCGACGAGGGCGGGGTGGACGGCGTGGTCGTGGGGCAGTTCGCCAGGGAGCAGGGCTACCTGGTGGACTTCGGCGTGATCTGCGCGCCCCGGGCCGGCGGCGCCTCGTGGGCGCTCCACCACCCCGACTTCAACGTCTGGATCGCCCCCTGGTACGACCTCTGCGCCGCCTCCGGCGAGGTGGTCACCTCGCTGAAGCTGCGGCTCGGGTCCTGGGCGGACGGCGCGCAGCTCGGCTGCAGCGCGCTCTGA
- a CDS encoding pyridoxamine 5'-phosphate oxidase family protein produces the protein MMPETEARRLLQELLDAESTLVLSTAGEEAGVLSAPLFYVPGADGTLYWLSAPTSRHSVALAATPQVAVSIFARTFDWEAIRGAQLEGEAAVVGDEAERAGVLARYRERFALPASFEGAIARSALYVFRPRWARYLDNARGFGFRAEVDFGAARSGRRVS, from the coding sequence ATGATGCCCGAGACGGAAGCACGGCGGCTCCTGCAGGAGCTCCTCGACGCGGAGAGCACGCTCGTCCTCTCCACTGCGGGGGAGGAGGCGGGCGTCCTCTCCGCGCCGCTCTTCTACGTGCCCGGGGCGGACGGGACGCTCTACTGGCTCTCCGCGCCGACGAGCCGGCACAGCGTGGCCCTCGCAGCCACGCCGCAGGTGGCGGTCTCGATCTTCGCGCGGACCTTCGATTGGGAGGCGATCCGCGGGGCGCAGCTCGAGGGCGAAGCGGCGGTCGTCGGGGACGAGGCCGAGCGCGCCGGCGTGCTCGCGCGCTACCGCGAGCGCTTCGCGCTGCCCGCCTCCTTCGAGGGAGCGATCGCCCGCAGCGCGCTCTACGTCTTCCGGCCGCGGTGGGCCCGCTATCTCGACAACGCCAGGGGCTTCGGCTTCCGGGCGGAGGTCGATTTCGGCGCGGCGCGCTCGGGGCGTCGTGTCTCGTGA